The Collinsella aerofaciens genomic interval GCAGGGCGGCACGAACTTTTCAGGCGGCCAGCGCCAGCGCCTGGCCATTGCTCGCGCGCTCATGAAGCATGCCGATCTATATATCTTCGATGACAGTTTTTCGGCCCTGGACTTTAAGACCGATGCCGCCCTGCGTCATGCGTTGCAAGACGAGACGCGTGACGCTGCGGTGCTCATCATCGCGCAGCGCATCTCGACGATCTTGCACGCCGACCAGATCGTCGTGCTCAAGGATGGCGAGGTTGTGGGCTTGGGCACGCATGGCGAGCTTATGGAAACCTGCGAGGTGTACCGCGCCATCGCGGAATCGCAGATGAAGGGAGGTGAGTAGCATGACCGAGGAGCTCAAGAAGCAGGGCGGCGTTGATGACGCCGTTGCCGCGGTACTGGTCGAGGAAACGGCTGCCGTGGCACCCGAGCTGGATGACGCCGCCAAGGCTGCAGCCGAGCGCGAGGCTCGCCGCCAAGCGCTCTACGAGGAAAACGAACGTGCCGAGGACGAGCGCGCCCGCGCTGAGGCAGAGCGCATGCGCGATGTGGACGACGAGGACGAGGACGAGAAACCCCGCGACACCTGGGCGACGGTGCGCCGCCTGTGGAGCGAGGCTGCCGGCGACCATTGGCGCTTCTATATCGTGTTCGCGAGTATTGTGTTCTATGCCATCTTTAACACCGCTGCGCCGGCATATAGCGCCCGTGTGATCGATGAGCTGTGGGGCCACATTCAGGTGGCGTTTGCCAACGATACCACCTTCAACATCACCTGGGAGAACTGCGGCAGGACCATCTTCATCTACTTTATGATTTGGACGGCCGCTGCCTCGTTCTACGCGCTCCAGAGCTTTTTGATGTCGAGCGTGGCCGAACGCCTCAACCTGCGTCTACGCAACCGCATCGCACAAAAGCTCAACCGTCTGCCGCTTGCCTATTTTGACGCGCATCGTCCCGGCGAGGTCGTCAGCCGTGCGACCAACGACTTGGACAAGATGTCCGAGAGCATGCAGCGCGGCTTGCTGCAGCTTCTGGTGTCGATTGGTACCGTGGTGGGCGCCGTGAGCGTGATGTTCGTGTTTAGCGTGCCGCTCACGCTAGTCTTTTTGTTCTTTATGGCGCTGTCGCTGCTGGTGACCAAGATGGTCTCGCGCCGCACACATGATGTGACCGGTGAGCGCCAGGAGTGGGTGTCAAAGATTACGAGCGCGGTTGAGGAGGGCTACTCGGGCCGTCTGGTGATTCGCGCGTTCAACCGTGAGCGCCAGAGTTCTGCCGAGGTGCATGAGGCCTCGAGGGAGCTAGCGCGCGTGAGTACCAAGGCCGACTTTATGATTAACGCCGTCGGCCCCGCGGTGCGCTTTATCGGCCGCCTGGCACAGATCGTGATTGCGATTGTGGGCTGCAGTATGCTGGTTGCCGGCCACATGACCGTCGGCGTGTTCCAGGCGTTCTTCCAGTTTATCTACGAGGCATCCGAGCCCATGACGCAGTTGTCGTTTACCTTCAACTCGCTGCAGAGCGCGCTGGCGAGTGCAGAGCGCGTGTTCGACCTGCTCGATGAGCCCGAGATGGAGGCCGATCCGCTGCCGGACAAGGCCGCCAAGCTGCCGGGCAAGGTCGAGGGCCGCGTCTCCTTTGAGCATGTGCGCTTTGGTTATTCGCCCGACAAGCCGCTTATGCGCGACGTGTCGTTTACCGCCGAGCCGGGCCAGAAGATTGCCGTGGTGGGAACCACGGGCGCGGGCAAGACGACGCTCATCAACCTGCTCATGCGCTTCTACGAGATTGACGGCGGGCGTATTACGCTCGACGGCGTGGATACGAGCCGCATGGACCGCGGCGAGCTACGGCAGCAGTTTGGCATGGTGCTGCAGGACGCCTGGCTGTTCGATGGCACGATTGCCGAAAACATCGCCTACGGCTGTCCCGAGGCGACGCGCGACGAGATCGTGGCCGCCGCTCGTGCCGCGCAGGTCGACTTCTTTGTGCGCACCATGCCGCAGGGCTACGACACGCGCGTGGCCAACGATGCCGAAAGCATCAGCCAGGGCCAGCGTCAGCTGCTGACCATCGCACGCGTGCTGCTCAACAACCCGGCGATTCTCATCCTGGACGAGGCGACCTCAAGCGTGGACACGCGTACCGAGCTTGCCATCGGCCGTGCCATGGATGCGCTTATGCGCGGGCGCACGAGCTTTGTGATCGCACACCGCCTGTCGACGATTGTGGATGCCGACCTGATCTTGGTCATGGATCACGGCAACATTATCGAGCAGGGCACGCATAAGGAGCTGCTGGCTGCCGAGGGTGCCTACGCCGACCTCTATCTGAGCCAGTTCGCATAATGTGACAAAGGGACAGTCCCACATGTCGCATCAACGCAAAGGCGCGCCGGGGATGAATTCCCTGGCGCGCCTTCTTGCGTTGATGCCGATGTCGTTTTGTGCCGCTTGCGTTCCTAGCGCTCGTCCACGAGCTTGGCGACGAGGGCTTTGAGCTCGGCCACCTCTCGCTCGAGTTCCTTGACGCGGCGGGCATTCTCGGTGATGCCCTGGCGGTTGAGGGCACTCTGCTCGGCGGCGTCATCGGGCATGTACTCGCGATGCTGCTTGGCGTCGAAACTCTCCTCGAACACGCGGCAGCCGTTGCGCTTGATGATGCGTCCCGGCACGCCCACGACGGTGCAGTTGTCGGGCACGTCTTTAACGACGACCGAGTTGCCGCCGATTTTGACGTTGTTGCCGATGCGGATGTTGCCGAGCACCTTGGCGCCCGTGCCCACGGTGACGTTGTTGCCTAGGGTGGGGTGGCGCTTGCCGGTCTCGTTGCCGGTACCGCCGAGCGTGACGCCCTGGTAGAGCACGCAGTTGTCACCCACAATGGTGGTCTCGCCGATGACGACGCCCATGGCGTGGTCGATAAAGAAATGCTTGCCGATCTGTGCGGCGGGATGAATCTCGACGCCGGTGATGTGACGGGTGATTTGCGAGAGCACGCGGGCGAGCGAGCGATGACCGTGCTCCCAGAGCCAGTGCTCGGGCACGTGGTTCCACTTGGCGTGCAGGCCAGGATAGGAAAGGAAGATGACCAGACCGTTTTGCGCGGCGGGGTCCTGCGCTTGGACGGTCTTGATGTCCTCGCGAATGGTATTGATAAAGCTCACCGGCCGCCCTCCCTTAGCGCCATGGCAATGCGATTCAATAAAGTATAGCGATTCGCTAGGGATTAGGAAGGACAATCTTGGCGGCATTGCGCGACAGGTGTCAGTTATGCAAACTTGCTGGTAATGGAGTCATGCTTTTGTGGGGTTGCGCACGAGGGGACGCCGCAACCGTATACTGGTCAACTTGGACGTATCCGCGCCCACAACTGAGAGGTTTTACTTCATGGGTTTCATTAATTTTATCGCCGAGCTGCTCAAAGACCCGCGCACCGCGATTGCCAGCTGGATCGCCGCCGGCCCGCTTATGGCCTACGGCTGCGTGTTCCTGATCATCTTTATCGAGACGGGCGTGGTGTTCTTCCCGTTCCTTCCCGGTGATTCGCTGCTGTTTGCTTCGGGCTTCTTTGCCCACAACGGTGGCTTTAACATCGTGGCTTTGCTGGCCGTCGCATGGGCTGCTGCCATCTTGGGCGATCAGTGCAACTTTATGATCGGTCACTTCTTTGGCCGCAAGATCATCGCTTCGGGTAAGGTCAAGGCCATGACGCCCGAGCGCATTAAAAAGTCCGAGGACTTCTTGGACAAGTGGGGCCACCTGGCCATTTTCCTCGGCCGCTTCTTCCCGTTTATCCGCACCTTTGTGCCCTTTATCGCCGGCATGGGCGGCATGCACTGGCGCAACTTTGTCATCTTTAACGTGCTGGGTGGCATTACCTGGTCAACGCTCTTTACGCTGCTGGGCTACTTCTTTGGCGGCATTCCCTTTGTGCAGGAGCACTTTGAGCTGCTGATTATCGGCATCGTTGCCGTGTCGATCATCCCGACCGTGGTCGGTCTGGTCAAGGCTAAGCTGGGTAAATAGAACGCGTAGCTCGAGCCAGCGCGCAAACCGTGCAGTTGAGGCCCGTCGCCGTTTACGGTGGCGGGCCTCTTCAGCTTCGGTCAAATGAAATTACTTTAGTTAGTTAAAGAAAAACGTTTTATCCGACGCGCGTGCGGAGTACAATCTCGTGCATGCGAATCGACGTGCCATCGGTTTTGATGCTGTTCGCGTGTCCCGTCCGGCTCTACGCTCCGGGCGTGCGACGTTGCGACGCGGTCGGCCTCGGTCCTTGCGTGCGGGTTCGCGAGTTTGCAACTGTGTATGTAAGGAGCGACATATGACTGTCGAGAAGAAGGATATCGATTGGGGTAGCCTCGGCTTTGGCTACATGAAGACCGATTACAGCTACGAGGCCCATTGGAAGGACGGCGAGTGGGACGAGGGCGGCCTGACCACCGACCACACCCTGCATGTCTCCGAGTGCGGCGGCATCTTCCATTACTGCCAGGAGGTCTTTGAGGGCCTGAAGGCTTACACCGCCGAGGACGGCAGCATCGTCTGCTTCCGTCCCGACATGAACGCCGAGCGTATGTATAACTCTGCCCAGCGCCTCGAGATGCCCCCGTTCCCCAAGGACAAGTTCGTCGAGGCTGTCAAGCAGGTCGTTTCTGCAAACGCCGCCTGGGTTCCGCCCTTCGGTTCCGGTGCGACCCTGTACGTGCGTCCGTTTATGATCGGCTCCGGTGACGTGATTGGCGTGGCTCCCGCTCCTGAGTACACGTTCCGCATTCTCGTGACCCCGGTCGGTCCGTACTTTAAGGGTGGCCTTAAGCCCGTTAAGCTGCGCGTTTCCGAGTACGACCGTGCCGCACCGCACGGCACCGGCAATATCAAGGCCGGCCTGAACTACGCCATGTCCCTCAAGCCCACGATGGAGGCCCATCGCGAGGGCTATGCCGAGAACCTGTATCTCGACTCCGAGTCCCGCACCTATGTCGAGGAGACCGGCGGCGCCAACGTCCTGTTCGTGAAGGAGGACGGTACGCTCGTCGTTCCGCAGTCGCACACCGACTCCATCCTGCCTTCCATCACCCGTCGTTCGCTCGTTCAGGTTGCTCAGGACCTGGGTATGACCGTCGATCAGCGCCCCGTCGAGTGGGCCGAGGTCAAGGCCGGTACCTTTGTCGAGTGCGGCCTGTGCGGCACCGCTGCCGTCATCTCCCCGGTTGGCGAGATCGACAACAAGGTTTACGGCGCCGACGAGACCGTGACCTTCCCGGCTGGCTACACCGAGATCGGCCCTGTGATGAAGAAGCTCCGCGAGACCCTGACTGGCATCCAGTCCGGTGCTGTCGAGGACAAGCACAACTGGGTTTACACCGTCGCGTAATTTGTCTTACGGATATGTCCGGCCCGAGGGCGACCTTCCTTTCCGGCGCGTCCTCGGACATGAAAGAGCCTCCGCTGCGCACTTCGTGCGGCGGAGGCTCTTTCGTCCTGCGGAGTGCGCCGGAAAGGAAGGTCGCCCTCGGGCCTGCGTCACCCTGGCGCTGTCGTACGGGCAATATAGATTTGAATTAAAGATGGTGCGCGGCCTTTTAAGCCGCGCTTGTGTTTTGCTTCGCGCCATGTGGGGGCGGTGGCGACGTGCATTTTTGCGAGTATTCTGCAATCGAAGGCCCCTGCATACCGACCTCGGGCAAAAAATCGGGATTTCTCGATGTTTTCTACGGATGATGGGCGGGGTTATGGGCTGACAGCGTTTGATTTGCAGGGATATTCGCGGTCTTTGGCATTTATCGTGGCGCCCGAAGCTCTTGGTTATGTTGAATACTCCTAAAAATGCACGGCGCTTAGAGGGGGACCTTCGCGAAAAAGGAAACCGCCCCGTCGAAGTATGCATTCGACGGGGCGGTTTATGCATTTGGCCGATTAAGGATGCGCTGCCAAACTACTAGAACTTGACGGTCGGGGCCTGGCGGGCTGCTTCGGCGGCCTCGAAGCCCTGGCGCTCCTTAAACTGGAAGATGCCGGCAAAGATGACAGCCGGGAACGTTTGAATGGCGTTGTTGTAGCTGAGCACGCAGTCGTTGTAGCTCTGGCGTGCATAGCTAATCTTGTTCTCGGTATCCTCGAGCGATGCCTGCAGCTGCGTAAAGTTGGTGTTTGCCTTAAGATCGGGATAGGCCTCGGCTACGGCGAAGAGCTGACGCAGCGCACCGGTCAGCACGTTGTCGGCTTCCATCTTGGCCTCGGGCGTAGTGGCCTTGACGGCGGTGTTACGCGCGCTGATCACGGCGGAGAGCGTCTCCTGCTCGTGCTTGGCGTAGCCCTTGACGGTCTCGACCAGGTTGGGGATCAGGTCGTTGCGGCGCTGCAGCTGCGTATCGATGTTCTGCCAGGCGTTATCGATGCGGTTACGCTTGGTGACCATGTTGTTGTAGATGCCGGCGATGGCGCAGACAATCACAATGACAACAACGATGCCGATGATGACGGTAATCATGATGTCTCCGTTTCGAATGGCCGCGGCGGCATGCGCCAGCTGCCGTTGGTATAACGCTACTAGTATACCCGCAACGTTTTGCCGTGCCGAACTTTCCGGTAAGCGTTGTGTTTTCGGCGGGGTTGGCACCGGGGCAAAGCGCGCGAGGTACAGGTGTAAGATATGCGACAGATTGACGAGTGTTGTCTTTGCCCTGAGGATGGCGATACCAGTGGACCTTCGCATTAAGAAAACCTACCGCGCCCTGTTCGATGCCTTTACCGAGCTTCTCGAGGAGCATCGTTTTGAGGACCTGACGGTTGCCATGCTGTGCGACCGCGCCATGATTCGCCGCACGACGTTCTACAAGCACTTTCGCGACAAGAACGATTACTTTGCCTTTTATATCGATGAGCTCATGTCGGGCTTGCCGCAAAAACAGCCCGATGAGGCCGGCGCGGTATCTGCCGAGGACGTGCGCGCGCTTCGGCACGCGATTTTGGACGATGCCATGGATTTGATTCTGGCGCACGAGCGGCTCATGGATAACATTTTGGCAAGCAGCATGTCGGGCATGTTGACCAACGTTATTTGCGACCGCATTGCCCGCTCCATCCGCGAGCGTGTGATGAACGTGCTTGCCGAGGATGCCCTGGCCCCCGTGTCACTCGAGACGACGTCTGAGTTTGTCGCCGGCGGTATTATTCGACTTTTCACGATATGGTGGGAATCGGGCCACGATCTTGAGCGTCGACCTGAGATAGCCGATGTGGTCGATGCACTGTTTGAGCGGACCATGACACCGGTGCATCACTAGGAGTGGCGGAGAGAGGGGGATTCGAACCCCCGGAACGCTCTCGCGCTCAACGGTTTTCAAGACCGCCGCATTCAACCGCTCTGCCATCTCTCCGTGAGTCGTAATGATAGCATCGTTTTGGATTTGCAACAGGGAAGGCGAACGATGACGATCACCGAAATCGACGAGAAGTTCATGCGCGAGGCGCTGGCGGAGGCGCGCGCCGCCGCGGCGGTGGGCGAGGTGCCCATCGGTGCCATAGTGGTGCGCGACGGCGAGATCGTCGCGAGGGCGCACAATCGGCGCGAGCTCGACCAGGATCCTTCGGCTCATGCAGAGTTCGCGGCCCTGTGCGCTGCCGCTCGGTCGCTCGGTCGCTGGCGCCTTTCCGATTGCACGGTCTACGTGACGCTCGAGCCATGCTGCATGTGTGCGGGGCTTATGGTTAACGCGCGCGTGGGGCGTTGCGTGTATGGCGCGGCTGATGCCAAGGCGGGCGCGCTGGGATCCCTATACGATTTGAATGCCGACTCGCGCCTGAATCATCGGTTCAATGTGACCGCCGGCGTACTGGCGGATGAATGCCGCGAGCTGCTGAGTAGCTATTTTGGCGGTCTGCGCGGAGCGGGCGGCGCTGATTGCGGTTGCGGTGCCGATCTTGAAGCGCACGCCGCTCACGCCGCAGCGCTTGCAGGTGCCGGCGAGGATGCTGGCACGGCGGTTGACTTTGGTCCTGCGTGCCGCCGGCCCCGTCGTGTGCTGCTGGCGATCGACTCCTTTAAGGGCAGCGTGTCGAGTGCGCAGGCGGAGGCGACGGTTGCCGAGGGCGTGCGCCGCGTTTGGCCCGATGCCGAGGTGCGTGCATTGCCGCTGGCAGATGGTGGCGAGGGAACGCTCGATGCCATCGCCGCATGCGGTGGCGAGCTCTCAACCTGCGATGTCGCAGGCCCCTTGGGCGACCGCGTGTCTGCCCGGATGCTGGTGGACGACGAGCGCGACTCGGCTGTAATTGAGATGGCCGAGGCGGCGGGTATTGGGTATTCGCCTTGCACGGAGTCGTCGGCGCTGGCTGCTACAACCTATGGCGTGGGCGAGCTGATGCTCCGTGCGGTTCGTGCCGGGGCAAAGACTATCTATATTGGCTTGGGCGGCAGCGCCACCAACGATGGTGGCGCCGGTATGCTGCAGGCACTGGGCGCGCGTGTGGTCGATGATCAGGGCTGCGATGTCGCCCCCGGTCTTGCGGGCCTTGAACACGTGGCGAGCGTTGATTTGGCGCCAGCGCTTCGGGCGCTGAACGGCGCGCGTGTCGTGGTGCTTTCTGATGTCGAGAACCCACTCGTGGGGCGCCGCGGTGCGCTGGCAGTGTTCGGTGGACAGAAGGGTCTGCCGGCGGATGATGCCGAGGCGCTGGGCAAGTACGACAGCTGGATGGTCGGCTACGGCCGCCTGCTCGATGCGGCAATTACCGGGGTGCGGGCTCAGGGATTGTTGCGCCTGCCCGAGGGTGCACGGACATTTGGCTCGGTGCTCGGTGTGCCCGGTGCCGGTGCTGCCGGCGGCCTGGGTGCCGCGCTGCTGGCGCTCGGTGCCGAGTTGCGTTCGGGCGTGGAGACGGTGCTCGATCTGATTGGGTTTGACGAGCGCGTACGCGATGTCGACCTGGTCATTACGGGCGAGGGCAATATGGACGAGCAATCCGCCGCCGGTAAGGCGCCGGTGGGCATGGCCCGTCGCGCGAAGCGATATGGCAAGCCGGTGGTCGCCGTCGTGGGCGGGCGCGCCGTCAACCTGGATGCGGTGTATGAGCAGGGTATTGACTTGGTTTTGCCGATTTGCCGCAAGCCCATGCCTCTCGACCAGGCGCTCGGTGCGCAAGAAGCCACAACCAAC includes:
- a CDS encoding ABC transporter ATP-binding protein; the encoded protein is MTEELKKQGGVDDAVAAVLVEETAAVAPELDDAAKAAAEREARRQALYEENERAEDERARAEAERMRDVDDEDEDEKPRDTWATVRRLWSEAAGDHWRFYIVFASIVFYAIFNTAAPAYSARVIDELWGHIQVAFANDTTFNITWENCGRTIFIYFMIWTAAASFYALQSFLMSSVAERLNLRLRNRIAQKLNRLPLAYFDAHRPGEVVSRATNDLDKMSESMQRGLLQLLVSIGTVVGAVSVMFVFSVPLTLVFLFFMALSLLVTKMVSRRTHDVTGERQEWVSKITSAVEEGYSGRLVIRAFNRERQSSAEVHEASRELARVSTKADFMINAVGPAVRFIGRLAQIVIAIVGCSMLVAGHMTVGVFQAFFQFIYEASEPMTQLSFTFNSLQSALASAERVFDLLDEPEMEADPLPDKAAKLPGKVEGRVSFEHVRFGYSPDKPLMRDVSFTAEPGQKIAVVGTTGAGKTTLINLLMRFYEIDGGRITLDGVDTSRMDRGELRQQFGMVLQDAWLFDGTIAENIAYGCPEATRDEIVAAARAAQVDFFVRTMPQGYDTRVANDAESISQGQRQLLTIARVLLNNPAILILDEATSSVDTRTELAIGRAMDALMRGRTSFVIAHRLSTIVDADLILVMDHGNIIEQGTHKELLAAEGAYADLYLSQFA
- a CDS encoding TetR/AcrR family transcriptional regulator, producing MDLRIKKTYRALFDAFTELLEEHRFEDLTVAMLCDRAMIRRTTFYKHFRDKNDYFAFYIDELMSGLPQKQPDEAGAVSAEDVRALRHAILDDAMDLILAHERLMDNILASSMSGMLTNVICDRIARSIRERVMNVLAEDALAPVSLETTSEFVAGGIIRLFTIWWESGHDLERRPEIADVVDALFERTMTPVHH
- the tadA gene encoding tRNA adenosine(34) deaminase TadA, which translates into the protein MTITEIDEKFMREALAEARAAAAVGEVPIGAIVVRDGEIVARAHNRRELDQDPSAHAEFAALCAAARSLGRWRLSDCTVYVTLEPCCMCAGLMVNARVGRCVYGAADAKAGALGSLYDLNADSRLNHRFNVTAGVLADECRELLSSYFGGLRGAGGADCGCGADLEAHAAHAAALAGAGEDAGTAVDFGPACRRPRRVLLAIDSFKGSVSSAQAEATVAEGVRRVWPDAEVRALPLADGGEGTLDAIAACGGELSTCDVAGPLGDRVSARMLVDDERDSAVIEMAEAAGIGYSPCTESSALAATTYGVGELMLRAVRAGAKTIYIGLGGSATNDGGAGMLQALGARVVDDQGCDVAPGLAGLEHVASVDLAPALRALNGARVVVLSDVENPLVGRRGALAVFGGQKGLPADDAEALGKYDSWMVGYGRLLDAAITGVRAQGLLRLPEGARTFGSVLGVPGAGAAGGLGAALLALGAELRSGVETVLDLIGFDERVRDVDLVITGEGNMDEQSAAGKAPVGMARRAKRYGKPVVAVVGGRAVNLDAVYEQGIDLVLPICRKPMPLDQALGAQEATTNLICAGEAAAQAYDLARL
- a CDS encoding branched-chain amino acid aminotransferase, which produces MTVEKKDIDWGSLGFGYMKTDYSYEAHWKDGEWDEGGLTTDHTLHVSECGGIFHYCQEVFEGLKAYTAEDGSIVCFRPDMNAERMYNSAQRLEMPPFPKDKFVEAVKQVVSANAAWVPPFGSGATLYVRPFMIGSGDVIGVAPAPEYTFRILVTPVGPYFKGGLKPVKLRVSEYDRAAPHGTGNIKAGLNYAMSLKPTMEAHREGYAENLYLDSESRTYVEETGGANVLFVKEDGTLVVPQSHTDSILPSITRRSLVQVAQDLGMTVDQRPVEWAEVKAGTFVECGLCGTAAVISPVGEIDNKVYGADETVTFPAGYTEIGPVMKKLRETLTGIQSGAVEDKHNWVYTVA
- the cysE gene encoding serine O-acetyltransferase — translated: MSFINTIREDIKTVQAQDPAAQNGLVIFLSYPGLHAKWNHVPEHWLWEHGHRSLARVLSQITRHITGVEIHPAAQIGKHFFIDHAMGVVIGETTIVGDNCVLYQGVTLGGTGNETGKRHPTLGNNVTVGTGAKVLGNIRIGNNVKIGGNSVVVKDVPDNCTVVGVPGRIIKRNGCRVFEESFDAKQHREYMPDDAAEQSALNRQGITENARRVKELEREVAELKALVAKLVDER
- a CDS encoding LemA family protein; this translates as MITVIIGIVVVIVIVCAIAGIYNNMVTKRNRIDNAWQNIDTQLQRRNDLIPNLVETVKGYAKHEQETLSAVISARNTAVKATTPEAKMEADNVLTGALRQLFAVAEAYPDLKANTNFTQLQASLEDTENKISYARQSYNDCVLSYNNAIQTFPAVIFAGIFQFKERQGFEAAEAARQAPTVKF
- a CDS encoding VTT domain-containing protein, producing the protein MGFINFIAELLKDPRTAIASWIAAGPLMAYGCVFLIIFIETGVVFFPFLPGDSLLFASGFFAHNGGFNIVALLAVAWAAAILGDQCNFMIGHFFGRKIIASGKVKAMTPERIKKSEDFLDKWGHLAIFLGRFFPFIRTFVPFIAGMGGMHWRNFVIFNVLGGITWSTLFTLLGYFFGGIPFVQEHFELLIIGIVAVSIIPTVVGLVKAKLGK